From Luteococcus japonicus, one genomic window encodes:
- the nuoI gene encoding NADH-quinone oxidoreductase subunit NuoI — MGLFDQWAGFGITFRTMFRKTFTQGYPQKGKEKVFAPRFHGRHQLNRWPDGLEKCVGCELCAWACPADAIYVEAGDNTEDQRYSPGERYGRVYQINYLRCIFCGMCIEACPTRALTMTNEFKLADRSREVLIYEKDRLLAPLLTGMEQPPHPRRLGDDEKDYFLGLPATGQPDVRSASTKTQGATK, encoded by the coding sequence ATGGGCCTCTTCGACCAGTGGGCCGGCTTCGGCATCACTTTCCGCACCATGTTCCGCAAGACCTTCACCCAGGGCTACCCCCAGAAGGGCAAGGAGAAGGTCTTCGCCCCCCGCTTCCACGGGCGTCACCAGCTCAACCGCTGGCCCGACGGCCTGGAGAAGTGTGTGGGCTGCGAGCTCTGCGCGTGGGCCTGCCCGGCCGACGCCATCTACGTCGAGGCCGGTGACAACACCGAGGACCAGCGATACAGCCCCGGTGAGCGCTACGGCCGCGTCTACCAGATCAACTACCTGCGCTGCATCTTCTGCGGCATGTGCATCGAGGCGTGCCCGACGCGCGCCCTGACCATGACCAACGAGTTCAAGCTCGCGGACCGCTCGCGCGAGGTGCTGATCTACGAGAAGGACCGCCTGTTGGCCCCGCTGCTGACCGGCATGGAGCAGCCACCGCACCCGCGTCGCCTCGGCGATGACGAGAAGGACTACTTCCTCGGACTGCCGGCCACCGGTCAACCCGACGTGCGCAGCGCCTCCACGAAGACCCAGGGAGCCACCAAATGA
- a CDS encoding NADH-quinone oxidoreductase subunit M: MTFPLLTALALVPLVGGLLLFFVKGGAGRLLGLGISLATLALGLVAFFASGDLAEQHTWISSIGAHYALGLDGMAKAMVLLTVILVPIVLLAEWKVGEQEGTWSTSTFFALALILEGLALYVFMATDALLFYLFFEATLIPMYFLVGGWGGPKRGQAALKFLLYSLAGGLVLLFGIIGLGAHSAGSGKPSFLISDLAALHIDGSIGRWLWAAFFIAFAIKAPMVPVHTWLPDTAEQATPGASTLLVGILDKIGTFGMIRFCLTLFPEASKWATPVVLGLAVLSILYGALMAIGSKDLLRLVSYTSVSHFGFMVLGIFAFTSQSMNGTIFYMLNHGFSTAALFLVVGFLIRRRGSASIDAFGGVQKLAPVAAGLFLVSGLSAMALPGMSSFISEFMVMAGAWQRHPVVTAISTLGTVLAALYILLAYQRTMTGPVTEQADRHFTNNDLDVREKAVMAPLVALLLVLGFLPMPMLHVTENTAKDTMSQIGMTDPEPAAKGVK, from the coding sequence ATGACTTTCCCCTTGCTCACCGCGCTGGCCCTCGTGCCACTGGTCGGTGGCCTTCTCCTGTTCTTCGTGAAGGGAGGTGCTGGCCGGCTCCTCGGCCTCGGCATCAGCCTGGCTACCCTGGCGCTGGGCCTTGTGGCCTTCTTCGCCTCGGGTGACCTGGCCGAGCAGCACACCTGGATCTCCTCGATCGGCGCGCACTATGCGCTGGGCCTGGACGGCATGGCCAAGGCCATGGTCCTGCTGACCGTCATCCTGGTCCCCATCGTCCTGCTCGCCGAGTGGAAGGTGGGGGAGCAGGAAGGCACCTGGTCCACCAGTACCTTCTTCGCCCTGGCGCTCATTCTCGAGGGCCTCGCGCTGTACGTCTTCATGGCCACCGATGCGCTGCTTTTCTACCTCTTCTTCGAGGCCACCCTGATCCCGATGTACTTCCTCGTCGGTGGCTGGGGCGGCCCGAAGCGTGGGCAGGCGGCCCTGAAGTTCCTGCTCTACTCGCTGGCCGGCGGTCTGGTGCTGCTCTTCGGCATCATCGGGCTGGGCGCACACAGCGCCGGCAGCGGCAAGCCGAGCTTCCTGATCAGCGACCTGGCCGCCCTGCACATCGACGGCAGCATCGGCCGTTGGCTGTGGGCCGCCTTCTTCATCGCCTTCGCGATCAAGGCCCCCATGGTCCCGGTGCACACCTGGCTTCCGGACACGGCCGAGCAGGCCACTCCGGGCGCCTCGACGCTGCTGGTCGGCATCCTGGACAAGATCGGCACCTTCGGCATGATCCGCTTCTGCCTGACCCTCTTCCCGGAGGCCAGCAAGTGGGCCACTCCGGTGGTGCTGGGCCTGGCGGTGCTGTCCATCCTGTACGGCGCCCTGATGGCCATCGGCTCGAAGGACCTGCTGCGGCTGGTCAGCTACACCTCGGTCAGCCACTTCGGCTTCATGGTGCTGGGCATCTTCGCCTTCACCAGCCAGTCGATGAACGGCACGATCTTCTACATGCTCAACCACGGCTTCTCGACAGCCGCGCTCTTCCTCGTCGTCGGATTCCTGATCCGACGCCGCGGCAGCGCCAGCATCGACGCCTTCGGCGGCGTGCAGAAGCTGGCCCCGGTGGCCGCCGGCCTCTTCCTGGTCTCCGGCCTGTCCGCGATGGCACTGCCCGGCATGTCCAGCTTCATCAGCGAGTTCATGGTGATGGCCGGGGCATGGCAGCGCCACCCCGTGGTCACCGCCATCTCCACGCTGGGCACGGTGCTCGCCGCGCTCTACATCCTGCTTGCCTACCAGCGCACGATGACCGGTCCGGTCACCGAGCAGGCGGACAGACACTTCACCAACAATGACCTCGACGTGCGCGAGAAGGCCGTCATGGCCCCCCTCGTCGCGCTGCTGCTGGTGCTCGGTTTCCTGCCGATGCCGATGCTGCACGTCACCGAGAACACCGCGAAGGACACCATGTCCCAAATTGGCATGACTGATCCGGAACCTGCCGCGAAGGGAGTCAAGTGA
- a CDS encoding polyprenyl synthetase family protein yields the protein MTHVVDEAFDASVTDRLAIIEEELVKAAVADSPFVTEAARHIIDAGGKRFRPLLVILGSHFGAEVDEKDLVRAALVVELTHVASLYHDDVMDDADMRRGAPSANRRWDNSIAILVGDYLFARASTTVADLGTDYVRLQAETFARLVQGQIAETRGPQEGDDPLDHYLQVVADKTGSLIATSAVFGGMVAGASDEVLTALDAFGEEIGVVFQLSDDIIDITSTVTGKTPGTDLREGVPTLPTLMLQASMDPADEPLKQLIASDLSDDDKLSETLAALRAHRVIDQARREVQRHADLALSHLAPLPEGHAKTALAKICNDLVSRSV from the coding sequence GTGACCCACGTCGTGGACGAGGCCTTCGATGCCTCGGTCACCGATCGTCTGGCCATCATCGAGGAAGAACTGGTCAAGGCGGCAGTGGCCGACAGCCCCTTCGTCACCGAGGCGGCCCGTCACATCATCGATGCCGGCGGCAAGCGCTTCCGTCCGCTGCTGGTGATCCTCGGATCCCATTTCGGTGCAGAGGTCGACGAGAAGGACCTGGTGCGTGCGGCCCTGGTCGTCGAGCTGACCCACGTGGCCAGCCTGTACCACGACGACGTCATGGACGATGCGGACATGCGCCGCGGGGCGCCCAGCGCGAATCGTCGCTGGGACAATTCCATCGCCATCCTGGTGGGTGACTACCTGTTCGCGCGGGCTTCGACCACCGTCGCGGATCTGGGAACCGACTACGTGCGGCTCCAGGCCGAGACCTTCGCGCGCCTCGTGCAGGGACAGATCGCGGAGACGCGCGGCCCGCAGGAGGGCGACGACCCGCTGGACCACTACCTGCAGGTGGTGGCCGACAAGACGGGTTCCCTGATTGCCACGTCCGCCGTCTTCGGGGGTATGGTCGCCGGCGCCTCCGACGAGGTGCTCACGGCCCTGGACGCCTTCGGCGAGGAGATCGGCGTCGTCTTCCAGCTCAGCGACGACATCATCGACATCACCAGCACCGTCACCGGGAAGACGCCCGGCACCGACCTCCGCGAGGGTGTGCCCACACTGCCCACCCTGATGCTGCAGGCCTCGATGGATCCGGCCGACGAGCCGTTGAAGCAGCTGATCGCCTCCGACCTGTCGGACGACGACAAGCTGTCCGAGACCCTGGCGGCGCTTCGTGCCCACCGGGTGATCGACCAGGCCCGCAGGGAGGTCCAGCGGCACGCCGACCTTGCCCTGAGCCACTTGGCTCCGCTGCCCGAGGGACATGCCAAGACGGCCCTGGCCAAGATCTGCAATGACTTGGTGAGTCGTTCGGTCTGA
- a CDS encoding DUF2207 family protein, translating to MIPRRGRDELYLDVTPGLVPTEGDAPTTRVRGREWKGEAAVQFHPPRGVAPALSGTVLDGVVDPRDLAAMMIDLSLRGWFSLRKQDDDWQLELQRAIIASELSPAEVVLLQGLFPGQAETVLLSQVKPGLAQPLRACRDELYREVVQQGWYRRDPRRGRLARLVKGRVPRTARGSAVRIQTLGFRRYLETAEASQIRFEEAADQFSRYLPYAMVFGIADRWAGVIGEVVRRQQLVDSASVAAEFASDPMAWYLLDGLVDMAELGAAGVELAGMLGDMGGLLDLGAGLGGIGDAFDGLGDFFDGFDLFDLFDF from the coding sequence ATGATTCCACGACGCGGGCGCGACGAGCTCTACTTGGACGTGACACCGGGGCTGGTCCCGACCGAGGGGGATGCCCCGACCACTCGGGTCCGGGGCCGGGAGTGGAAGGGCGAGGCCGCTGTGCAGTTCCACCCGCCGCGTGGGGTGGCGCCAGCCCTGTCCGGGACGGTGCTCGACGGTGTGGTCGACCCGCGGGACCTGGCGGCCATGATGATCGACCTCAGCCTGCGGGGCTGGTTCAGCCTCAGGAAGCAGGACGACGACTGGCAGCTGGAACTCCAGCGGGCCATCATCGCCTCCGAGCTGAGCCCCGCCGAGGTGGTCCTGCTCCAGGGGCTCTTCCCCGGCCAGGCAGAGACGGTCCTGCTCAGCCAGGTGAAGCCGGGGCTGGCGCAGCCGCTGCGGGCCTGCCGTGACGAGCTCTACCGCGAGGTGGTGCAGCAGGGCTGGTACCGCCGTGACCCCCGACGAGGACGCCTGGCGCGGCTGGTCAAGGGACGGGTGCCCCGCACGGCGCGCGGAAGTGCCGTGCGGATCCAGACGCTCGGTTTTCGCAGGTATCTGGAGACCGCTGAGGCCAGCCAGATCCGCTTCGAGGAGGCCGCCGACCAGTTCAGCCGCTACCTGCCCTATGCCATGGTCTTCGGCATCGCCGACCGCTGGGCCGGCGTGATCGGCGAGGTGGTGCGTCGTCAGCAGCTGGTGGACTCCGCCTCGGTCGCCGCCGAGTTCGCGAGTGATCCGATGGCCTGGTACCTGCTCGACGGACTGGTGGACATGGCCGAACTGGGGGCGGCCGGTGTCGAACTTGCCGGCATGCTGGGGGACATGGGCGGCCTGCTGGATCTGGGGGCTGGTCTGGGAGGCATCGGCGACGCCTTCGACGGGCTGGGCGACTTCTTCGACGGCTTCGACCTGTTCGACCTCTTCGACTTCTGA
- the nuoK gene encoding NADH-quinone oxidoreductase subunit NuoK, which produces MNPNYYLVLSAILFSLGVLGFLLRRNALVAFMSIELMLNSANLAMVNFSHVHGNLDGQVATFFVMVVAAAEVVVGLAIIVTLFRTRRSASVDDANLLKF; this is translated from the coding sequence ATGAACCCGAACTACTACTTGGTGCTGAGTGCCATCCTGTTCAGCCTCGGCGTCCTGGGCTTCCTGCTGCGCCGCAATGCGCTGGTGGCCTTCATGTCGATCGAGCTGATGCTCAACTCGGCAAATCTCGCGATGGTGAACTTCTCCCACGTGCACGGCAACCTCGACGGGCAGGTGGCCACCTTCTTCGTGATGGTGGTCGCGGCAGCCGAGGTCGTGGTGGGCCTGGCCATCATCGTGACCCTGTTCCGTACCCGACGCTCGGCCTCGGTCGACGACGCAAACCTGCTGAAGTTCTGA
- the nuoL gene encoding NADH-quinone oxidoreductase subunit L has product MFRYAWTMIAVPGVVAAFLLLAGRVTDKWGHLLATLASLYSFSIGACLFGEMLGREPGQRAVTNQLWTLFEAGSWKVDVSLLVDQLSILFVLLITGVGSLIHIYSIGYMAHDERRRRFFAYLNLFVAAMLTLVLGDNYLITFFGWEGVGLASFLLISFWQHKTSAALAGKKAFVMNRVGDLGLTMAIFTMLSQLGSSAFVDVNEHATKLSPFWATVIGLLLLVAACGKSAQFPLQAWLLDAMEGPTPVSALIHAATMVTAGVYLVVRSHHVYAQTETAQIAVAVIGTITLLYGAWIGTSKDDIKKVLAGSTMSQIGYMMLAAGLGPIGAAFAIFHLITHGFFKANMFLGAGSVMHGMSDDVDMRHFGALRKAMPITFLTFAMGYLAIIGFPFTSGYFSKDHIIEAAFEKSPVFGSLALLGALVTAFYMTRLMMMTFFGEKRWLKGVHPHESPLTMTIPLMVLAVLSIVAGALMNNWIGEWLEPATGAEVHHTALTHITPIGMLTMGVVALGVFCGWFFFRKEIPSFQPATNNVFAIAGRNDLYGDHFNEAVFMRPGQKLVEVLDHTDRGVVDGAVMGTATALGGLSTVVRKLQNGYVRSYALTMVAGAILVGLALILGQLA; this is encoded by the coding sequence ATGTTCCGCTATGCGTGGACGATGATCGCCGTCCCCGGCGTGGTTGCAGCCTTCCTGCTGCTGGCCGGCCGGGTCACGGACAAGTGGGGCCACCTGCTGGCAACCCTCGCCTCCCTCTACTCCTTCTCCATCGGCGCCTGCCTGTTCGGTGAGATGCTCGGGCGCGAGCCCGGCCAGCGCGCCGTCACCAACCAGCTGTGGACCCTCTTCGAGGCCGGTTCGTGGAAGGTCGACGTCAGCCTGCTGGTCGACCAGCTGTCGATCCTGTTCGTGCTGCTGATCACCGGTGTGGGTTCGCTGATCCACATCTACTCGATCGGCTACATGGCCCACGACGAGCGCCGTCGTCGCTTCTTCGCCTACCTGAACCTGTTCGTGGCGGCGATGCTGACCCTGGTGCTGGGCGACAACTACCTGATCACCTTCTTCGGCTGGGAGGGCGTCGGTCTGGCCTCCTTCCTGCTGATCTCCTTCTGGCAGCACAAGACCTCCGCGGCCCTGGCCGGCAAGAAGGCCTTCGTGATGAACCGCGTCGGTGACCTGGGCCTGACCATGGCGATCTTCACCATGCTCTCCCAGCTGGGCAGTTCGGCCTTCGTCGACGTCAACGAGCACGCCACGAAGCTGTCGCCCTTCTGGGCGACCGTGATCGGCCTGCTGCTCCTGGTGGCCGCCTGCGGCAAGTCCGCCCAGTTCCCGCTGCAGGCCTGGCTGCTGGACGCCATGGAGGGCCCGACCCCGGTCTCCGCCCTGATCCACGCGGCGACGATGGTCACCGCCGGCGTCTACCTCGTCGTGCGCAGCCACCACGTCTACGCGCAGACCGAGACCGCGCAGATCGCCGTCGCGGTGATCGGCACGATCACCCTGCTCTACGGCGCGTGGATCGGCACCAGCAAGGACGACATCAAGAAGGTGCTGGCCGGATCCACCATGAGCCAGATCGGCTACATGATGCTCGCCGCGGGCCTCGGCCCGATCGGTGCCGCCTTCGCGATCTTCCACTTGATCACGCACGGCTTCTTCAAGGCCAACATGTTCCTGGGTGCCGGTTCGGTGATGCACGGGATGAGCGACGACGTGGACATGCGCCACTTCGGCGCCCTGCGCAAGGCGATGCCGATCACCTTCCTGACCTTCGCGATGGGCTACCTGGCCATCATCGGCTTCCCCTTCACCTCGGGCTACTTCTCCAAGGACCACATCATTGAGGCCGCCTTCGAGAAGTCCCCGGTCTTCGGGTCGCTGGCCCTGCTGGGTGCCCTGGTCACCGCCTTCTACATGACTCGCCTGATGATGATGACCTTCTTCGGCGAGAAGCGTTGGCTGAAGGGCGTGCACCCGCACGAGTCCCCGCTGACCATGACCATCCCGCTGATGGTGCTGGCGGTGCTGTCCATCGTCGCCGGTGCGCTGATGAACAACTGGATCGGGGAGTGGCTGGAACCGGCGACGGGCGCCGAGGTGCACCACACCGCGCTCACGCACATCACGCCGATCGGCATGCTGACCATGGGTGTCGTGGCCTTGGGCGTCTTCTGCGGCTGGTTCTTCTTCCGCAAGGAGATCCCGTCCTTCCAGCCCGCCACCAACAATGTGTTCGCCATCGCAGGCCGCAATGACCTCTACGGTGACCACTTCAACGAGGCCGTCTTCATGCGTCCCGGCCAGAAGCTGGTCGAGGTTCTCGACCACACCGACCGCGGGGTCGTCGACGGTGCCGTGATGGGTACCGCCACTGCACTGGGTGGCCTGTCCACCGTCGTCCGCAAGCTGCAGAACGGTTACGTTCGCAGCTACGCCCTCACCATGGTCGCTGGCGCGATCCTGGTCGGGTTGGCACTGATCCTCGGCCAGCTGGCCTGA
- the nuoN gene encoding NADH-quinone oxidoreductase subunit NuoN, whose translation MSLLDVMIPLEITAPKPEFRLLAPLILVLLGACLSILVETTSKRGPRYGAQLIVSIVTLGAALALLVRNWIIGNAQIAMLGSIAVDGPTWFAWGALLVFGLMTALLFAERRVSGGQSQFTAMGSSVPGSPLEREAIAARAEHTEVFPLLLFSLFGMMLFASANDLLVMFVALEIFSLPLYLLAGLARRRRMLSQEAALKYFLLGALSSAMFLYGTALLYGYAGSFQLRAIDQAISAGGQGRGLLLAGMGLVAVGLLFKIGAVPFHSWTPDVYTGSPTPVTAFMAICTKFAAVVALMRVFYVGLGAARWDWQPLLAVIAVLTMCVGALIALTQTDVKRMLAYSSIAHAGFILVAIVGANTAANGLLPGGIGSTSAVLVYLAAYGLATLGAFGLVTMVRKAGGEATSLAAWQGVGRKSPALGALMALFLLSFAGVPPTAGFIGKLLAFTAAWKGGYPWLVGIAILMSLVAAFIYIRMIVVMFFRNPVDDEVEVVSPSWMTWLVVILGAVGTLVFGIYAQPLLDLAGQAGVFLR comes from the coding sequence ATGAGCTTGCTCGACGTCATGATTCCCCTCGAGATCACGGCCCCGAAGCCCGAGTTCCGCCTGCTCGCCCCGTTGATCCTGGTGCTGCTGGGTGCCTGTCTGTCAATCCTGGTGGAGACCACCAGCAAGCGCGGTCCCCGCTACGGCGCGCAGCTGATCGTCAGCATCGTCACCCTGGGTGCGGCGCTGGCCCTGCTGGTGCGCAACTGGATCATCGGCAACGCCCAGATCGCAATGCTCGGATCGATCGCCGTCGACGGCCCCACCTGGTTCGCCTGGGGTGCCCTGTTGGTCTTCGGCCTGATGACCGCGCTGCTGTTCGCGGAGCGACGGGTCTCCGGTGGCCAGTCGCAGTTCACGGCGATGGGCTCGTCGGTTCCCGGTTCGCCGCTGGAGCGGGAGGCCATCGCCGCCCGCGCCGAGCACACCGAGGTCTTCCCGCTCCTGCTGTTCAGCCTGTTCGGCATGATGCTGTTCGCCAGTGCCAATGACCTGCTGGTCATGTTCGTGGCCCTGGAGATCTTCTCCCTGCCGCTCTACCTGCTCGCCGGTCTGGCGCGTCGCCGCCGGATGCTGAGCCAGGAGGCCGCGCTGAAGTACTTCCTGCTGGGCGCCCTGTCCAGCGCGATGTTCCTCTACGGCACCGCACTGCTCTACGGCTACGCGGGCTCCTTCCAGCTGCGCGCCATCGACCAGGCCATCTCGGCGGGTGGCCAGGGCCGGGGCCTGCTGCTGGCGGGCATGGGGCTGGTGGCGGTCGGTCTGCTGTTCAAGATCGGTGCCGTGCCCTTCCACTCGTGGACCCCGGACGTGTACACCGGCTCGCCGACTCCCGTCACGGCCTTCATGGCCATCTGCACCAAGTTCGCCGCAGTGGTCGCGCTGATGCGCGTCTTCTACGTGGGCCTCGGTGCCGCCCGCTGGGACTGGCAGCCGCTGCTGGCGGTCATCGCCGTGCTCACCATGTGCGTGGGTGCCCTGATTGCCCTGACCCAGACCGACGTCAAGCGCATGCTGGCCTACTCCTCAATCGCCCACGCAGGTTTCATCCTGGTGGCCATCGTCGGTGCCAACACCGCGGCCAACGGCCTGCTGCCCGGCGGCATCGGCTCCACCAGCGCCGTACTGGTCTACCTGGCCGCCTATGGCCTGGCAACGCTGGGTGCCTTCGGGCTGGTGACCATGGTGCGCAAGGCCGGTGGTGAGGCCACGAGTCTCGCCGCATGGCAGGGCGTCGGCCGCAAGAGCCCGGCACTGGGTGCCCTGATGGCGCTCTTCCTGCTGAGCTTCGCCGGTGTCCCGCCGACGGCCGGCTTCATCGGCAAGCTGCTCGCCTTCACCGCCGCATGGAAGGGCGGCTACCCGTGGTTGGTGGGCATCGCGATCCTGATGAGCCTGGTTGCGGCCTTCATCTACATCCGGATGATCGTCGTGATGTTCTTCCGCAACCCGGTTGATGACGAGGTCGAGGTCGTCAGCCCGTCGTGGATGACCTGGCTGGTCGTCATCCTCGGTGCCGTCGGCACCCTGGTCTTCGGCATCTACGCCCAGCCGCTGCTGGACCTGGCTGGGCAGGCCGGCGTCTTCCTGCGTTGA
- the nuoH gene encoding NADH-quinone oxidoreductase subunit NuoH translates to MTPLNASSIHPNDVWWITLIKVLGVFMLQLLWCLFNVWFMRRVLGKMQNRKGPIMNSPGGLLQAIGDGMKLLFKETFVPNGTDKLIFKLAPVIAGVCAFTPWAVIPLAGEVRMFGQTTHLQVTDLPVAVLFTLATGSMAVYGLVLAGWSSDNSYSLLGGLRASAQMISYEVAMGLSLVAVFLMSGTMSTSQIVEAQAAHLNFFGMSVPLPSWYALVLFPSFCVYFISILAESNTPPFDLSECEQELVSGYSTEYTGFRYGTYYLAEFIHMATLSALAVTLFFGGYRAPFPFNMIESIDQGWWGLLWFFLKTQVMIFCLIWCRGALPRFRYDQFMGIGWKRLIPFSLAWIVMVTLMKATMGAEGNARVVLAGIMGVLCLLLLAWLLLGGEPERTTEIDDEGDFDAFAGGYPVPPMPGQALPTATPVVSAQRARLDDDLADKNGVDA, encoded by the coding sequence ATGACGCCACTCAACGCATCGTCGATCCACCCGAATGACGTGTGGTGGATCACGCTGATCAAGGTGCTGGGCGTGTTCATGCTGCAGCTCCTGTGGTGCCTGTTCAATGTGTGGTTCATGCGCCGCGTTCTGGGCAAGATGCAGAACCGCAAGGGCCCCATCATGAACTCGCCCGGCGGCCTGCTGCAGGCCATCGGCGACGGCATGAAGCTCCTCTTCAAGGAGACCTTCGTCCCGAACGGCACGGACAAGCTGATCTTCAAGCTGGCCCCGGTCATCGCCGGCGTCTGCGCCTTCACCCCGTGGGCGGTCATCCCGCTCGCCGGTGAGGTCAGGATGTTCGGCCAGACCACCCACCTGCAGGTCACCGACCTGCCCGTCGCGGTGCTGTTCACGCTGGCCACCGGCTCGATGGCCGTCTACGGCCTGGTGCTGGCCGGCTGGAGCTCGGACAACTCCTACTCGCTGCTCGGTGGCCTGCGAGCCAGCGCGCAGATGATCTCATACGAGGTCGCGATGGGCTTGTCCCTGGTGGCGGTCTTCCTGATGTCCGGCACCATGTCCACCTCGCAGATCGTCGAGGCGCAGGCGGCTCACCTGAACTTCTTCGGGATGAGCGTCCCGCTGCCCAGCTGGTACGCGCTGGTGCTCTTCCCGAGCTTCTGTGTCTACTTCATCTCGATCCTGGCCGAGTCCAACACCCCGCCCTTCGACCTGTCGGAGTGCGAGCAGGAGCTGGTCAGTGGTTACTCCACCGAGTACACGGGCTTCCGCTACGGCACCTACTACCTCGCCGAGTTCATCCACATGGCCACCCTGTCGGCGCTCGCGGTCACGCTCTTCTTCGGCGGCTACCGCGCCCCCTTCCCCTTCAACATGATCGAGTCCATCGACCAGGGCTGGTGGGGCCTGCTGTGGTTCTTCCTCAAGACGCAGGTCATGATCTTCTGCCTGATCTGGTGCCGTGGTGCGCTGCCGCGCTTCCGCTACGACCAGTTCATGGGCATCGGCTGGAAGCGGCTGATCCCCTTCAGCCTGGCGTGGATCGTGATGGTCACCCTGATGAAGGCCACCATGGGCGCCGAGGGCAATGCCCGCGTGGTGCTCGCCGGCATCATGGGCGTCCTGTGCCTGCTGCTGCTGGCCTGGCTGCTGCTCGGCGGTGAGCCGGAGCGCACCACCGAGATCGACGACGAGGGCGACTTCGACGCCTTCGCCGGTGGATACCCGGTGCCCCCGATGCCCGGTCAGGCACTGCCCACCGCAACCCCCGTCGTGAGCGCCCAGCGTGCTCGCCTCGACGACGACCTTGCTGACAAGAACGGAGTTGACGCCTGA
- a CDS encoding NADH-quinone oxidoreductase subunit J, producing MISLVPLVTAQAVAFWVLAPLAVLGALGMVLSRKPVHSAVWLAAMMIALAGLYASLDAPFLFVVQIIVYMGAILMLFLFVMMLVGVNTTDSLMETIKGHRVASVLAALGFGALLITAIGNAVVGSPVGLDAANQAQDGNVPGLAELVFTKYVFIFEATAALLITAALAAMVLAHGEQLRPKVRQAGQVQARMRKYATEGAHPGALPNPGVYARSNAIQSPALLPDGSIARNSVVDAMYERGVVTNPEELGAPTKRAFEAIESVKAEEGRE from the coding sequence ATGATCAGCCTCGTCCCGCTCGTGACCGCCCAGGCGGTCGCCTTCTGGGTGCTCGCGCCGCTTGCGGTGCTGGGTGCCCTGGGCATGGTGCTGAGCCGCAAGCCCGTGCATTCCGCGGTCTGGCTCGCGGCCATGATGATCGCGCTCGCCGGGCTCTACGCCTCGCTTGATGCACCCTTCCTGTTCGTGGTGCAGATCATCGTCTACATGGGCGCCATCCTGATGCTCTTCCTGTTCGTGATGATGCTGGTCGGCGTCAACACGACCGACAGCCTGATGGAGACCATCAAGGGTCACCGCGTCGCCTCGGTCCTGGCGGCCCTCGGCTTCGGTGCCCTGCTGATCACGGCCATCGGCAACGCGGTGGTCGGCAGCCCGGTCGGGCTCGATGCCGCCAACCAGGCCCAGGACGGCAATGTCCCCGGGCTGGCCGAACTGGTCTTCACCAAGTACGTCTTCATCTTCGAGGCCACCGCCGCCCTGCTGATCACCGCCGCGCTGGCCGCGATGGTGCTGGCGCACGGCGAGCAACTGCGCCCGAAGGTGCGCCAGGCCGGCCAGGTGCAGGCCCGCATGCGCAAGTACGCCACCGAGGGCGCCCACCCCGGCGCCCTGCCGAACCCCGGTGTCTACGCACGCAGCAATGCCATCCAGTCGCCCGCCCTGCTGCCCGACGGCAGCATCGCCCGCAACTCGGTGGTCGACGCCATGTACGAGCGCGGCGTGGTGACCAATCCCGAAGAGCTCGGGGCCCCCACGAAGCGCGCCTTCGAGGCCATCGAGTCCGTCAAGGCCGAGGAGGGCCGGGAATGA